The genomic segment CGTCGCCCTGCGGCAAGACCCCTATCCATCTGGTGAAAGGGTTCTCTTCCTCCCGGTAGGGACGCAGGTAGATGCCTTGGTCGTCCATCACGAACTCAACCTCATCCCCTTGGCCTACTCCCAGCCGATCCCGGACTTCACGCGGCAAGACAATCTGACCCTTACTGCTGATGGTGGCTTTCTTGGTTCGCATGGTCGCACCTCCGTCTTACATAGCTAATAGTAATGTAAGTATCAGCCGGAGAAGAGCGGCCCACTCACCAAAAAGAACCGCCCCCACCCATCCACCGGGCAGGGGCGTTCCTGT from the Deinococcus planocerae genome contains:
- a CDS encoding AbrB/MazE/SpoVT family DNA-binding domain-containing protein produces the protein MRTKKATISSKGQIVLPREVRDRLGVGQGDEVEFVMDDQGIYLRPYREEENPFTRWIGVLPQGDETTEEFIRNTRHEGLTDEELRILRSGPGAQVFRVGPDGREERV